One genomic segment of Amycolatopsis sp. Hca4 includes these proteins:
- a CDS encoding Ppx/GppA phosphatase family protein has product MRKSEKPAVGVLDVGSFSARLVVVPVDGSPREPVVNHQTRLRLDRELDVHGRLSDRGVEAVTAAVAAGMTTAYRHGVPDVYPLATSSIRDAANSAEIVRHVAGETGVELRFLSGRCEAELTYLAVRRWYAAEPGAMLVLDIGGGTVELAAGTGEKATFARSLPLGARSMTRDWLPSERVSKKQVRALRSHALDVVTTTLGAADVDDPMVVGCSKVLQQLARLAGARPGKCRELRLDDLRAWIPRLAALPPSRRAELPGISRSRAHQALAGAIVAEALLTVAGGKVLICPWSTRDGLLLTLQDKARAAAGKRAA; this is encoded by the coding sequence GTGCGAAAAAGCGAGAAGCCCGCGGTGGGTGTGCTGGACGTCGGTTCGTTCAGCGCCCGGCTCGTGGTGGTGCCGGTCGACGGCTCGCCACGGGAGCCGGTGGTCAACCACCAGACGCGGCTGCGCCTGGACCGCGAGCTCGACGTCCACGGCCGGCTCTCCGACCGGGGCGTCGAAGCCGTCACGGCCGCCGTCGCGGCCGGCATGACCACGGCCTACCGCCACGGCGTCCCCGACGTCTACCCGCTCGCGACGTCCTCGATCCGCGACGCCGCCAACTCCGCCGAGATCGTCCGGCACGTCGCCGGCGAGACCGGCGTCGAGCTGCGCTTCCTCTCCGGCCGCTGCGAGGCCGAGCTGACCTACCTCGCGGTCCGCCGCTGGTACGCCGCCGAGCCCGGGGCGATGCTCGTGCTCGACATCGGCGGCGGGACGGTCGAGCTGGCCGCCGGCACCGGCGAAAAGGCCACCTTCGCGCGCTCGCTGCCGCTGGGCGCCCGCTCGATGACGCGGGACTGGCTGCCGTCCGAGCGCGTGTCGAAAAAGCAGGTCAGAGCCCTGCGGTCGCACGCACTCGACGTCGTGACCACCACGCTGGGTGCCGCCGACGTCGACGACCCGATGGTCGTCGGCTGCTCGAAGGTGCTGCAGCAGCTCGCGCGGCTGGCCGGCGCCCGCCCCGGCAAGTGCCGGGAACTGCGGCTCGACGACCTGCGCGCGTGGATCCCGCGGCTCGCCGCGCTGCCGCCGTCGAGGCGCGCGGAGCTGCCGGGCATTTCCCGCAGCCGCGCCCACCAGGCCCTGGCCGGCGCGATCGTGGCGGAAGCGCTGCTGACGGTCGCCGGCGGCAAGGTGCTGATCTGCCCGTGGTCGACGCGCGACGGCCTGCTGCTCACCCTGCAGGACAAGGCGCGGGCCGCGGCGGGCAAGCGCGCGGCCTGA
- a CDS encoding glycoside hydrolase family 65 protein → MTEEEPRGYECSPWELRWRGMDVDALQRTESAFAVSNGHIGLRGTLEEAEPRGLPGTYLNGFYEQHELPYAEAGYGYPEEGQTVVNVTDGKIIRLLVEDEPLDMRYGAATAHDRVLDFRKGTLCRSTEWSSPTGRRVRVRTERLVSFTQRAIAAIRYEVEPLDEDLQLVVQSDLLANEPIESDTSDPRVAAALESPLVGEFHRASDYNAVLVHQTRRSGLRMAAAMDHKIEVDDGIRARIHSEEDLARLTVAVDVPKGGRLRITKFLAYGWSAQRSVPALRSQVEAALAGARQTGWKGLLTEQREFLDDYWRTSDIEIEGDPELQQAVRFALFHILQAGARGESRAIAGKGLTGPGYDGHAFWDTESFVLPVLTYTIPDAARDALRWRHSTMDKARERAHQLGLRGAAFPWRSINGAECSAYWPAGTAAFHVSADIADAVLRYLNATGDEEFERDYGTELLLETARLWASLGHHDRHGTFRIDGVTGPDEYSAVADNNVYTNLMARRNLQAAAESCERHPEVAARFGVDTVELDTWRAAAAAMFLPYDEELGVHPQSEGFLDHDEWDYANTDQSHYPLLLHYPYFDLYRKQVVKQADLVLALHLCGDSFSQEEKARNFAYYEARTVRDSSLSAGTQAVIAAEVGHLELAYDYLAEAALTDLHDVHNNVRNGLHMASLAGAWQGAVAGFGGLRDHGGTLAFSPRLPPQLGRITFRLMFRGTRFQVEIDPDQATYHVVAGEPLEVLHHGERITITAEPQRYAIPKIDAGPPPQQPPGRAPMRRDSEAVRQYAEPANPITVEGR, encoded by the coding sequence ATGACCGAGGAAGAACCCCGCGGCTACGAATGCTCGCCGTGGGAGCTGCGCTGGCGCGGGATGGACGTCGACGCCCTGCAGCGCACCGAGTCGGCGTTCGCCGTGTCGAACGGGCACATCGGGCTGCGCGGCACCCTCGAGGAGGCCGAGCCGCGCGGCCTGCCCGGCACCTACCTCAACGGCTTCTACGAGCAGCACGAACTCCCCTACGCCGAGGCGGGCTACGGCTACCCCGAAGAGGGCCAGACCGTCGTCAACGTGACCGACGGCAAGATCATCCGGCTGCTCGTCGAAGACGAGCCGCTCGACATGCGCTACGGCGCGGCCACCGCGCACGACCGCGTGCTCGACTTCCGCAAGGGCACGCTGTGCCGCAGCACCGAGTGGTCGTCGCCGACCGGGCGGCGGGTCCGCGTGCGCACCGAGCGGCTCGTGTCGTTCACCCAGCGCGCGATCGCCGCGATCCGGTACGAGGTCGAGCCGCTCGACGAGGACCTGCAGCTGGTCGTGCAGTCCGACCTGCTGGCCAACGAGCCGATCGAATCCGACACCAGCGATCCGCGGGTGGCCGCCGCACTGGAGTCGCCGCTGGTCGGCGAGTTCCACCGCGCGTCGGACTACAACGCCGTGCTGGTGCACCAGACCCGCCGCTCCGGGCTGCGGATGGCCGCGGCGATGGACCACAAGATCGAGGTGGACGACGGGATCCGGGCCCGCATCCACTCCGAGGAGGACCTCGCGCGGCTCACCGTCGCGGTCGACGTGCCCAAGGGCGGGCGGCTGCGGATCACCAAGTTCCTCGCCTACGGCTGGTCGGCGCAGCGCTCGGTGCCCGCGCTGCGCTCGCAGGTCGAGGCGGCGCTCGCCGGCGCCCGCCAGACCGGCTGGAAGGGCCTGCTCACCGAGCAACGCGAATTCCTCGACGACTACTGGCGGACGTCGGACATCGAGATCGAGGGCGACCCCGAGCTGCAGCAGGCCGTCCGGTTCGCGCTGTTTCACATCCTGCAGGCCGGGGCCCGCGGCGAGAGCCGCGCGATCGCCGGCAAGGGGCTGACCGGGCCCGGCTACGACGGGCACGCCTTCTGGGACACCGAATCCTTCGTCCTGCCGGTGCTGACCTACACCATCCCGGACGCGGCGCGCGACGCGCTGCGCTGGCGGCACTCCACAATGGACAAAGCGCGGGAACGCGCGCACCAGCTGGGGTTGCGCGGCGCGGCGTTCCCCTGGCGGTCGATCAACGGCGCCGAGTGCTCGGCGTACTGGCCGGCGGGCACGGCGGCGTTCCACGTCAGCGCGGACATCGCCGACGCCGTCCTGCGCTACCTCAACGCGACCGGCGACGAGGAGTTCGAGCGCGACTACGGCACCGAGCTGCTGCTGGAAACCGCGCGGCTGTGGGCGTCGCTGGGCCATCACGACCGGCACGGCACCTTCCGCATCGACGGCGTCACCGGCCCCGACGAGTACTCGGCGGTGGCGGACAACAACGTCTACACGAACCTGATGGCGCGGCGGAACCTGCAGGCGGCGGCGGAGTCGTGCGAGCGGCACCCGGAGGTGGCGGCCCGGTTCGGCGTCGACACCGTCGAGCTGGACACCTGGCGGGCGGCCGCAGCGGCGATGTTCCTGCCCTACGACGAAGAACTCGGCGTGCACCCGCAGTCGGAGGGGTTCCTCGACCACGACGAGTGGGACTACGCGAACACCGATCAGTCGCACTACCCGCTGCTGCTGCACTACCCGTACTTCGACCTGTACCGCAAGCAGGTCGTCAAGCAGGCGGACCTGGTGCTGGCGCTGCACCTGTGCGGCGACTCCTTCAGCCAGGAGGAGAAAGCCCGCAACTTCGCCTACTACGAAGCGCGGACCGTGCGCGACTCCTCGCTTTCGGCGGGCACGCAGGCGGTCATCGCGGCCGAGGTGGGCCACCTGGAGCTGGCCTACGACTACCTCGCCGAAGCCGCGCTGACCGACCTGCACGACGTCCACAACAACGTGCGCAACGGCCTGCACATGGCGTCGCTGGCCGGCGCGTGGCAGGGCGCGGTGGCCGGGTTCGGCGGCCTGCGCGACCACGGCGGGACGCTGGCGTTCTCCCCCCGGCTGCCCCCGCAGCTGGGGCGGATCACCTTCCGCCTGATGTTCCGCGGCACCCGGTTCCAGGTCGAGATCGACCCGGACCAGGCCACCTACCACGTCGTCGCCGGGGAGCCGCTGGAAGTGCTGCACCACGGCGAGCGCATCACGATCACGGCGGAGCCGCAGCGGTACGCGATCCCGAAGATCGACGCCGGGCCGCCGCCGCAGCAGCCTCCGGGACGCGCGCCGATGCGCCGTGACTCGGAAGCCGTGCGTCAGTACGCGGAACCGGCCAACCCCATCACTGTGGAAGGTCGCTAG
- a CDS encoding HAD family phosphatase — protein MTTGLPETITACLFDLDGVLTGTAILHREAWKRTFDEFLRARDGAGFAEFTDHDYAAFVDGRPRADGVREFLRSRGITLPEGEPDDPVDAPTVNGVGNRKNELVLKIIDERGVNPYPGSVRYLEAVKAAGLRIAVVTSSANGAKVLDGAGLSEYVEARIDGIVIRERHLRGKPAPDSFLAGAAALGVEPAHAAVFEDAQSGVQAGKAGGFGYVVGVNRADQAAELKAHGADIVVDDLADLLED, from the coding sequence ATGACGACGGGACTGCCGGAGACCATCACCGCCTGCCTGTTCGACCTCGACGGAGTGCTGACCGGGACGGCGATTCTCCACCGCGAAGCGTGGAAACGGACATTCGACGAATTCCTGCGCGCCCGCGACGGCGCCGGGTTCGCGGAGTTCACCGACCACGACTACGCGGCCTTTGTGGACGGCCGCCCGCGTGCCGACGGCGTGCGGGAGTTCCTGCGGTCACGGGGGATCACGCTGCCCGAGGGCGAACCGGACGACCCGGTGGACGCCCCGACCGTCAACGGCGTCGGCAACCGCAAGAACGAACTGGTCCTCAAGATCATCGACGAGCGCGGCGTGAACCCGTACCCGGGGTCGGTGCGCTACCTCGAAGCGGTCAAGGCCGCCGGGCTGCGGATCGCCGTCGTGACGTCGTCGGCCAACGGCGCCAAGGTGCTCGACGGCGCCGGCCTCAGCGAGTACGTCGAGGCGCGCATCGACGGCATCGTGATCCGGGAACGCCACCTGCGCGGCAAGCCCGCGCCGGACTCGTTCCTGGCCGGTGCCGCCGCGCTCGGTGTCGAACCCGCGCACGCCGCCGTCTTCGAGGACGCCCAGTCCGGCGTCCAGGCCGGCAAGGCAGGCGGCTTCGGCTACGTCGTCGGCGTGAACCGGGCCGACCAGGCCGCCGAGCTCAAGGCCCACGGGGCCGACATCGTCGTCGACGACCTCGCCGACCTGCTGGAGGATTGA
- a CDS encoding helix-turn-helix transcriptional regulator, which translates to MSTDRKPIDPERVAAAVDGLGDRAVIDEWARRFSVVADPSRLALLVSIHYAREISVTDLAAATGMTDTAVSQALRLLRAHGLVTPQRTGRVVRYRLADATVHELIHHVRPHPEQHAGNPEDR; encoded by the coding sequence GTGAGCACCGACCGCAAGCCGATCGACCCGGAACGCGTCGCGGCGGCGGTCGACGGGCTGGGCGACCGCGCCGTCATCGACGAATGGGCCCGCCGCTTCTCCGTGGTCGCCGACCCGTCGCGGCTGGCGCTGCTGGTCTCCATCCACTACGCCCGCGAGATCAGCGTCACCGACCTCGCCGCGGCCACCGGCATGACCGACACCGCGGTGTCGCAGGCCCTGCGGCTGTTGCGGGCGCACGGGCTGGTCACGCCCCAACGCACCGGCCGCGTGGTGCGGTACCGGCTGGCGGACGCCACCGTGCACGAACTCATCCATCACGTGCGTCCCCACCCCGAACAGCACGCGGGCAACCCCGAGGACCGGTAG
- a CDS encoding PaaI family thioesterase — protein MTDVEAQVRSKTITWQDPLESARLGATMSGLEYMRAIAEGRVPPAPIAAHFGLRWESVEPGEVVAVAEPDESLYNPIGMVHGGVAATMLDSVVGCAVHTTLPAGVGYASVELKVSYLRAIHAGRGEIRATGRVVKEGSRIAFAEGEIRDAEGRLLATASGTCVITR, from the coding sequence ATGACCGACGTCGAAGCACAGGTCCGTTCGAAGACCATCACCTGGCAGGACCCCCTGGAGAGCGCGCGGCTCGGCGCCACGATGTCCGGCCTGGAGTACATGCGGGCGATCGCCGAGGGCCGCGTCCCGCCGGCGCCGATCGCCGCGCACTTCGGCCTGCGCTGGGAGAGCGTCGAACCCGGCGAGGTCGTCGCGGTCGCCGAGCCGGACGAGTCGCTGTACAACCCGATCGGCATGGTCCACGGCGGCGTGGCGGCGACGATGCTCGACTCGGTGGTCGGCTGCGCGGTCCACACGACCCTGCCGGCGGGTGTCGGCTACGCGTCGGTGGAGCTGAAGGTGAGCTACCTGCGGGCGATCCACGCGGGCCGCGGCGAAATCCGCGCGACCGGCCGCGTGGTGAAGGAGGGTTCCCGGATCGCGTTCGCGGAGGGGGAGATCCGCGACGCCGAGGGCAGACTGCTGGCCACGGCGTCGGGGACCTGCGTCATCACCCGCTGA
- a CDS encoding nuclear transport factor 2 family protein — translation MSESAKNRTIVVECLENLFVHKDFDAAKAALHPDFVTHSPGLPSGREAFTEAVKNSPLAGAAAVIKHVVAEDDLVVAHLHVAGTAVVDILRVEDGLLVEHWDVKQPVSG, via the coding sequence ATGAGCGAATCCGCGAAGAACCGCACGATCGTCGTCGAGTGCCTGGAGAACCTGTTCGTGCACAAGGACTTCGACGCCGCCAAGGCCGCGCTGCACCCCGATTTCGTCACCCACAGCCCCGGGCTGCCCTCCGGCCGCGAAGCGTTCACCGAAGCCGTGAAGAACTCGCCGCTCGCCGGCGCGGCCGCGGTGATCAAGCACGTCGTCGCCGAGGACGACCTCGTCGTCGCGCACCTGCACGTGGCCGGGACGGCCGTCGTCGACATCCTGCGTGTCGAGGACGGCCTGCTCGTCGAGCACTGGGACGTCAAGCAGCCGGTCAGCGGGTGA
- a CDS encoding MarR family winged helix-turn-helix transcriptional regulator produces MVVHPNTLDLSLTALFAGWAMTDEVQRRLATRGFGELRFNDGVVIQHVLAAPLSITALAERMGVTQQAASKAVADLERRGLLRREPDPADARTKLLHLTEHALAAVEATRVLRRELQEEIETEYGAERAEDARNLLAAVIGRYGGGDAIRARRVRPPR; encoded by the coding sequence ATGGTTGTGCATCCTAACACCCTCGACCTCTCGCTGACGGCCCTCTTCGCGGGCTGGGCGATGACGGACGAGGTCCAGCGGCGGCTCGCCACCCGGGGCTTCGGCGAGCTGCGCTTCAACGACGGCGTCGTGATCCAGCACGTCCTGGCCGCACCGCTGTCCATCACCGCGCTGGCCGAGCGAATGGGCGTGACCCAGCAGGCCGCGTCAAAGGCCGTGGCCGACCTCGAACGCCGGGGCCTCCTGCGCCGCGAACCCGATCCGGCGGACGCACGCACGAAGCTGCTGCACCTGACCGAGCACGCACTGGCCGCCGTGGAAGCAACCCGGGTGCTGCGGCGAGAACTCCAGGAGGAAATCGAGACGGAGTACGGCGCCGAGCGGGCCGAAGACGCGCGAAACCTCCTGGCGGCGGTCATCGGCCGCTACGGCGGCGGCGACGCGATCCGCGCCCGCCGCGTCCGGCCGCCGCGCTGA
- a CDS encoding pyridoxamine 5'-phosphate oxidase family protein, whose protein sequence is MVVESSRVPPELAEAFVRVAHRIVWCTLVTVDRRGRPRSRVVHPIWERTPDGLAGRLFTRPTPLKLAHLAASPYVSCSYWDPQHEVAVAECRAEFEDDEGTRKRLWDLFASTPEPLGYDPKILGGEDHRDPKITVLRLTPWRLSAGGEAWRAA, encoded by the coding sequence ATGGTTGTGGAATCTAGCAGGGTGCCGCCCGAGCTGGCGGAAGCGTTCGTGCGCGTCGCGCACCGGATCGTCTGGTGCACCTTGGTGACCGTCGACCGGCGGGGCCGGCCGCGTTCCCGGGTCGTCCACCCGATCTGGGAGCGCACCCCGGACGGCCTGGCCGGCCGGCTGTTCACCCGGCCGACCCCGCTGAAACTGGCGCACCTGGCGGCCTCGCCGTACGTGTCGTGCTCGTACTGGGACCCGCAGCACGAGGTGGCGGTGGCGGAGTGCCGCGCGGAGTTCGAGGACGACGAAGGAACGCGGAAGCGCCTGTGGGACCTGTTCGCCTCGACGCCGGAACCGCTGGGTTACGACCCGAAGATCCTCGGCGGCGAGGACCACCGCGACCCGAAGATCACCGTGCTGCGCCTGACCCCTTGGCGCCTGTCGGCCGGCGGCGAGGCCTGGCGGGCCGCCTAG
- a CDS encoding IS481 family transposase: MSHRNARLTLHGRRLLIDRVTAGRPVAHVAAELGISRATGHKWVRRYRQHGEAGLHDRSSRPHHTPTRLPERTEQQILDLRRNRRLGPARIAGILGMHASTVHRVLTRHHLPKLAWLDRPTGQPIRRYERARPGELLHVDVKKLGRLREGGGWRAHGRDSLERRRARYGARVGYEYVHCAIDDHTRIAYAEIHPDETAATCAGFLRRAATALAELGVDRIERVMTDNALAYRRSHAWRDALASIGAEARFTRRYRPQTNGKAERFNRTLAEEWAYAQPFTSSHHRAEALPEFLHRYNHHRAHTSLGGKPPITRVNNLTGHYS; encoded by the coding sequence GTGTCCCACCGTAATGCCCGGTTGACCCTGCACGGCCGCCGGTTGCTGATCGACCGGGTCACCGCGGGACGCCCGGTCGCCCATGTGGCCGCCGAACTCGGGATCTCCCGTGCGACCGGGCACAAATGGGTCCGCCGCTACCGCCAGCACGGCGAAGCCGGCCTGCACGACCGTTCCAGCAGGCCCCACCACACGCCCACCCGTCTCCCGGAGCGGACCGAGCAGCAGATCCTTGACCTGCGTCGGAACCGACGTCTCGGCCCGGCCCGCATCGCCGGCATCCTCGGCATGCACGCCTCGACCGTGCACCGCGTCCTGACCCGCCACCACCTGCCGAAACTGGCCTGGCTGGACCGCCCGACCGGACAACCGATCCGCCGCTACGAACGCGCCCGGCCCGGCGAGCTGCTGCATGTCGATGTGAAGAAACTCGGCCGGCTGCGCGAGGGCGGCGGCTGGCGAGCACACGGCCGCGACAGCCTCGAACGCCGCCGCGCCCGCTACGGAGCCCGCGTGGGTTACGAGTACGTCCACTGCGCCATCGACGACCACACCCGCATCGCCTACGCCGAAATCCACCCCGACGAAACCGCCGCCACATGTGCTGGGTTCCTCCGCCGCGCCGCCACTGCCTTGGCTGAGCTGGGCGTCGACCGGATCGAACGAGTCATGACCGACAACGCCCTGGCCTACCGCCGCTCCCACGCCTGGCGTGACGCCCTGGCCAGCATCGGCGCCGAAGCCCGCTTCACCCGCCGCTACCGGCCGCAAACCAATGGCAAAGCCGAACGCTTCAACCGCACCCTCGCCGAAGAATGGGCCTACGCCCAGCCCTTCACCAGCTCACACCACCGCGCCGAAGCCCTGCCAGAGTTTCTCCACCGCTACAACCATCACCGAGCTCACACCTCACTCGGCGGAAAGCCACCTATCACCCGCGTCAACAACCTCACGGGGCACTACAGCTAG
- a CDS encoding cytochrome P450: MTDAFPLPRTCPYTPPPRLAELQRDAPVTRVRIWDGSTPWLLTRYADVRAVLADRRFSVDPTRPGYPARGPASRGRRSGRGSFISMDGPEHTRLRRMLIGEFTVRRVEALRPAVERTAATLLDELAAGPRPADLVGRFALPLPSIVISELLGVPYEDHAFFEDRARAMLDDSAGGEANRAATAELARYLGTLLHRRSTHPADDLLSRLSAEQIATGALSRSDAVATAILLLVAGHETTANQIALATAFLLDNPEHAEVFRSGAPATAVDELLRLLTITHLGRRRVATADVEIGGVTIRAGEGVIAAADIANRDAGEFADPDGVDLARSPNHHLAFGHGEHLCLGHHLARLELRVALSALLQRLPGLRLAVPTSELPFRHAHPIYGIDRLPVTWD, translated from the coding sequence ATGACCGACGCTTTCCCGCTGCCCCGCACGTGCCCGTACACGCCGCCGCCCCGGCTGGCCGAGCTGCAACGCGACGCCCCGGTCACCCGCGTCCGGATCTGGGACGGCAGCACGCCGTGGCTGCTCACCCGGTACGCGGACGTCCGCGCGGTGCTCGCCGATCGCCGGTTCAGCGTCGACCCCACCCGGCCCGGCTACCCCGCGCGCGGCCCGGCGAGCCGGGGACGGCGGAGCGGCCGCGGCTCGTTCATCTCCATGGACGGCCCCGAGCACACCCGGCTGCGGCGGATGCTCATCGGCGAATTCACCGTGCGCCGCGTCGAGGCGCTGCGGCCGGCGGTCGAGCGCACCGCCGCCACCCTGCTGGACGAGCTGGCCGCCGGACCCCGGCCCGCCGACCTCGTCGGCCGGTTCGCGCTGCCGCTGCCGTCCATCGTCATCAGCGAACTGCTCGGCGTGCCCTACGAAGACCACGCCTTCTTCGAAGACCGCGCCCGCGCGATGCTGGACGACTCGGCCGGCGGCGAGGCCAACCGGGCCGCGACCGCGGAACTCGCCCGCTACCTCGGCACCCTGCTGCACCGGCGAAGCACGCACCCCGCCGACGACCTGCTGAGCAGGCTGAGCGCCGAGCAGATCGCCACCGGTGCGCTCTCGCGGTCCGACGCGGTGGCCACGGCGATCCTGCTGCTGGTCGCCGGCCACGAAACGACGGCGAACCAGATCGCCCTCGCCACCGCGTTCCTGCTCGACAACCCCGAGCACGCCGAGGTCTTCCGCAGCGGCGCCCCGGCAACCGCGGTCGACGAGCTGCTGCGGCTGCTCACGATCACCCACCTCGGCCGCCGCCGCGTCGCCACCGCCGACGTGGAAATCGGCGGCGTCACCATCCGCGCCGGCGAAGGCGTCATCGCCGCCGCCGACATCGCCAACCGCGACGCCGGCGAGTTCGCCGATCCCGACGGGGTGGACCTCGCCCGCAGTCCCAACCACCACCTCGCCTTCGGGCACGGCGAACACCTGTGCCTCGGCCACCACCTGGCCCGCCTGGAACTCCGGGTCGCGCTGAGCGCGTTGCTGCAGCGCCTGCCCGGGCTGCGGCTCGCGGTTCCCACGAGCGAGCTGCCGTTCCGGCACGCGCACCCGATCTACGGCATCGACCGGCTCCCGGTCACCTGGGACTGA
- a CDS encoding MarR family winged helix-turn-helix transcriptional regulator: MDDEETVQAVRRSVLRLARRLRGSRSAGALSPAKVGVLGYLSRHGASSPGEIAAADAQRPQALTKVFTELEAEGLISRSPNEDDGRSVVLDLTGPGAAALEADMRERDAWLAAAFGALGETERGVLRLAAPLLERLADQPAAKEKA; the protein is encoded by the coding sequence GTGGACGATGAAGAAACGGTGCAGGCGGTGCGGCGGAGCGTGCTCCGGCTCGCGCGGCGCTTGCGCGGCAGCCGCTCCGCGGGAGCGTTGAGCCCCGCCAAGGTGGGCGTGCTGGGTTACCTCTCCCGGCACGGTGCCAGCAGCCCGGGCGAGATCGCCGCCGCCGACGCGCAGCGGCCGCAGGCGCTGACGAAGGTGTTCACCGAACTGGAAGCCGAAGGGCTGATCAGCCGGTCACCCAACGAAGACGACGGGCGCAGCGTCGTCCTCGACCTCACCGGGCCGGGAGCGGCCGCCCTGGAAGCCGACATGCGCGAGCGCGACGCGTGGCTGGCCGCCGCGTTCGGCGCGCTCGGCGAAACCGAGCGCGGGGTGCTCCGGCTGGCCGCTCCCCTGCTCGAGCGCCTCGCCGACCAGCCCGCCGCGAAGGAGAAGGCATGA
- a CDS encoding ROK family protein: protein MAGVEIPTVGTPAGMRKINQRAVLDLLRRGGPATRPQVAKDTGLSKPTVSQALLALEAAGLARPTGQTSTGTGRSAVLYEADPTAGYVLGVDIGREHLRVAVSDLGRTLVARRDERNTARSGAALVTAVGKIAAAAVAEAGLSADDIVVRVVGSPGVADPEKRCFRHAPNLPGWGRAGLIDDLEAALGPDLMVENDANLTAVGEGESGAARGASVFGCITIGTGVGMGLMVDGRVFRGATGAAGEIGYLPYGRTRAADEPGTPPARGHLEEATAAQSVVQGARELGLGTAKSAREVFRMAREGDELARQALAAEADRLAYTVASVAAVIDPELIVLGGGIGTAADLLLEPIDRALRAFTPLVPKVVQGELGEDAVLTGAISVGLRAAEGLVFDRRVGA from the coding sequence GTGGCCGGCGTAGAAATCCCCACGGTCGGTACCCCCGCCGGGATGCGCAAGATCAACCAGCGGGCGGTGCTGGACCTGCTGCGCCGCGGCGGGCCGGCGACCCGGCCGCAGGTCGCGAAGGACACCGGGCTGTCGAAGCCGACGGTCAGCCAGGCGCTGCTGGCGCTGGAGGCCGCCGGGCTGGCCCGCCCGACCGGGCAGACGTCCACCGGCACCGGACGCTCGGCCGTGCTGTACGAGGCCGACCCGACCGCGGGGTACGTGCTCGGCGTCGACATCGGCCGCGAGCACCTGCGGGTCGCGGTGTCCGACCTCGGCCGCACCCTGGTGGCGCGCCGCGACGAGCGCAACACGGCCCGGTCCGGGGCCGCGCTGGTGACGGCGGTCGGGAAGATCGCGGCCGCGGCGGTCGCGGAGGCCGGTCTTTCGGCGGACGACATCGTTGTCCGCGTGGTCGGCTCCCCCGGTGTCGCCGATCCGGAGAAGCGGTGCTTCCGGCACGCGCCGAACCTGCCGGGCTGGGGCCGCGCGGGGCTGATCGACGACCTCGAAGCGGCACTGGGCCCGGACCTGATGGTGGAGAACGACGCGAACCTCACCGCGGTCGGCGAGGGCGAAAGCGGTGCCGCGCGCGGAGCTTCGGTGTTCGGCTGCATCACGATCGGCACCGGCGTCGGCATGGGCCTGATGGTCGACGGCCGGGTCTTCCGCGGCGCGACCGGCGCGGCGGGCGAGATCGGCTACCTCCCCTACGGCCGCACGCGCGCGGCCGACGAGCCGGGCACCCCGCCGGCCCGCGGCCACCTCGAAGAGGCGACGGCGGCCCAGTCGGTGGTCCAGGGCGCCCGCGAACTCGGCTTGGGCACGGCGAAATCGGCCCGCGAGGTGTTCCGGATGGCCCGCGAAGGCGACGAGCTGGCCCGCCAGGCACTGGCGGCGGAGGCCGACCGCCTGGCGTACACGGTGGCCTCGGTGGCGGCGGTGATCGACCCGGAGCTGATCGTCCTGGGCGGCGGCATCGGCACGGCGGCGGACCTGCTGCTGGAACCGATCGACCGGGCCCTGCGCGCGTTCACGCCGCTGGTGCCGAAGGTGGTCCAGGGCGAGCTGGGCGAGGACGCGGTGCTGACCGGGGCGATCAGCGTGGGTCTGCGGGCGGCGGAGGGTCTGGTCTTCGACCGCCGCGTCGGCGCCTGA